One segment of Paraburkholderia bonniea DNA contains the following:
- a CDS encoding CDP-6-deoxy-delta-3,4-glucoseen reductase has protein sequence MAFNVTLRQSGRQFQVEPGEPVLSAALRQGIGLPYGCKNGACGSCKGTIISGQVEQGAHSSSALPNDEKTRGMALFCCATATSDLEIDIREVAGAGDVQTRKLPCRVNSIERLADDVIVLKLQLPANERLQYLAGQYLEFLLKDGKRRSYSMANAPHAEGPIELHIRHMPGGTFTDHVFGAMKERDILRFEAPLGTFFLREDSAKPIVLLASGTGFAPLKAIVEHAVFKNLERPMTLYWGARRKKDLYLFELAEQWAREIPNFRFVPVLSEPDAADAWTGRTGFVHRAVAEDLPDLSGYQVYACGAPVMVESAQRDFTQNHALPQDEFYADSFTSAADLANPV, from the coding sequence TAGAACCTGGTGAACCCGTACTGAGCGCCGCGCTGCGCCAGGGCATTGGCTTGCCATATGGCTGCAAAAATGGTGCCTGTGGCTCGTGCAAGGGCACGATCATCAGCGGCCAGGTCGAACAAGGCGCGCATTCATCGTCGGCGCTGCCAAACGACGAAAAAACCCGCGGCATGGCGCTTTTCTGCTGTGCCACAGCCACCTCCGACCTCGAAATCGACATTCGTGAAGTCGCTGGCGCAGGCGATGTGCAGACCCGCAAACTGCCATGCCGGGTGAACAGCATCGAGCGTCTTGCTGATGACGTTATCGTGCTCAAGTTGCAACTGCCCGCAAATGAACGCCTGCAATATCTCGCCGGGCAATACCTCGAATTTTTGCTGAAAGACGGCAAGCGCCGCAGCTATTCGATGGCGAACGCGCCGCACGCCGAAGGCCCCATCGAGCTGCATATCCGCCACATGCCCGGCGGCACTTTCACCGATCACGTGTTTGGCGCAATGAAAGAGCGCGACATCCTGCGCTTCGAAGCCCCGCTTGGCACCTTCTTCCTGCGCGAAGATTCGGCCAAACCCATCGTGCTGCTCGCCTCAGGCACCGGCTTCGCGCCGCTCAAGGCCATCGTCGAACACGCGGTGTTCAAGAACCTCGAACGCCCGATGACGCTCTATTGGGGCGCGCGCCGCAAGAAAGACCTGTACCTGTTCGAGCTGGCCGAGCAATGGGCCCGCGAGATCCCGAACTTCCGTTTCGTGCCAGTGCTCTCCGAGCCCGATGCCGCCGATGCATGGACCGGCCGGACTGGCTTCGTGCACCGTGCCGTGGCCGAGGATCTGCCGGATTTATCGGGCTACCAGGTGTATGCCTGCGGCGCGCCCGTGATGGTTGAATCGGCCCAGCGTGATTTCACGCAAAACCACGCGCTGCCGCAAGACGAGTTCTACGCCGACTCATTCACCAGCGCCGCCGATCTGGCCAACCCCGTTTAA